ttgtaaataatgtttatCCTTTGCATTAGACCTTTTCCATTAATctcatctttattttatttaactccaATAAAATTGACTGcaatttaactttaaagttgaaaaattctTAACTAttcatttttcaattatatatcAGTATTCAATTTCTTCTTTCAGTATTTTtctcattattttaaaaatatattctattgAGCAACAGCGAATCTACAAACAACCTACGTTAAaaattgacattatttttaaagaaaaatactaGCGTGACTTtattgattttctaaataaaggATATCATAAGAAGTTCTTGAGAGTTTACGCGTCAATGCACACGTATGTATGAGTGTATGCGTGATTGTGCATGATTACGCGTGTTTTGAGCGTATGTTCATCATTTATAGGCGGGTGTACATATGCACAGTTAATAAGGACAAAATCttaattattctttatttcaATCTCAAAGGCGCACTCATACACTTGCGGGAGTGTACTTGAGTGACTAATGCTTGAGTGTACGCGAGTGTAGCCATGTACATGTGTGAAAGCGCGTTTGAGTTAatgcatataataaaatatacgtCCAGATACTGCAATAAAAGACACCACTTGGTTCtgtgtaatatatattaataaaggaaaaaatatttagattcaAATTGTCATCTCTATATACTAtagtagttttattattaaattttctattttagctCATTACCAAATTCAATTGACGCATGACTTTTAAAGAGACGACTGAATGACGATTTTTAAACGTCTTGTGTTTGATGGGTTATATGTCAATCTgattttcaaaactctttttcAAATAGGGTTATATCTAGTATAAGatccaatatatatattggcAGACTCCAATACTCGGATAGAGttctctttatttatttatttatttctgaaatGATCATGTACTGTATTACGCAGTGTgacaaaacaaaagaaaaaaaaatgcgaCTAAGACATGAAGCCAAGTTGTTACTATAAGATAATTGAGTTAAGAGAGATaactaaaacagttttttgttattaaatgataattGAGTTAAGAGAGATAATTGAAacttatttgtaatatattacaAATCGGTTTCAATAACCTCTAATAATAATTTGCTTCATTACTAATATTACCAGAACcttatgttttttactttattattagtattaatattaaagtagcaaatcataaaatattattaatgtttgttcttttttttcaaaaaagaaattgtttatcttatttataatatattcaaGTATACACAGAAATAACCACGgcaacataaattaaataaccaATTCATTTAAACAACTTTGTGGTCGAACCAGAAAtatctttgttaaaatttaacaaagataTTTTCTGGTTCGAccacaaaattgtttaaatgaatCGACAATTCAATCCATGCTATTTAGTcgttaaaaaccattaaaaatactctaactttttcaatttttaaatcaatcgTTTTAATTTcagtgtttaaaaaagttaaaaattgggTGGGTCACAAAAAAGTTGCATATTTTGCGTCGACTTACCCGAATCCCAGAGTAAGTTGACgcaaactacaattttttttaaatatggttaGCAGTTGTATACCATTTAAAGTCgtgaatatattatattactatattactttgtattatttttttaaatgttaatttacatgttaatttttaatgttagttCTACGGTCGAGGAAGCTACTTTAatttgtggttacaaccctctctcaactctataactccaaaacacaatcTTGACGAAAGGGTCAATGCGCAGAGAAACAAATTgagttataataaatatcacttataataaatatcactgttttaaatattgtttaattgtttatgttgataaattaataataaactagtgcaatttttttcttattctaaaAGACAAAGGGTAGGTGACTCTTCTattacattaccgttcataaacaTTGGGAGGTCTAGTTTATTGCAATtacgattagctgaaaaaaattgagttttatctgagttaaaattcaccagccgctgagagccccatgctgtagcagaagtgagatccttttcaagcttaaATGCCCCTCCAAACAATCAGTGAGTGTTGACTTCCTAACAAGACAAGTATAAATGGTAATATCATCAACAAACATttccaccttagatgtgagaatttctgggagattgttaatttaaattaaaaaaaagtatagggccgagtatataaactttaggaacccctgaagttacaggatatgaagaagagtgttgtccattgatgacaacttttatactacaaatggtgaggaaggattcaataatcttaaagatgttacttGATATGCCGTAAGAAGAGAGCTTATGGAAAAgatcagcatgccaaactttatcaaatgctttagagcgatagccttaacctctctacatctatctaatgcacggtaaaacctatctgTTGTTACCGTTAACAAATTAACTGTTGAACAAGGAGATGGAAATCCAttttgatgatcagaaagtaagttacaGGATTAAGTGTTTCTTAATTAAAGGCTCAAAAACCTCGCTTATCATAGTAAGGAGACTAATGAGAAGGTAGTTAGATGGGTCTGAtcactctccagaatttttaaaaatagggattaCAGTTGTTGATTTCCaacaggctggaaaacaagacgtTGATAAGCAATtgtcaaataattttgaaagtgTAGACGACATATCTggaaaacacttctgcaaggCTATAACATATTGTCCAGACCACAAGCTATAAAAGAGTCTAAGcagaaaatcactttagatacagaagctgaaatGATACGTCAATGTCAAACTAGGGATTAGAGTTTGGAATTGTCAAGAGAATTAAAGATTACTTACCAGTCAAGAGAAGTTACATAAGAAGTGCATTTGTCAGCAGAAAGATGAAAACCCAATGGCcatcaagaaaaaaatcacgaaaagagtctcagtcagctttaaggtactTGTGAAGTTCCATAATAGAGGGATTCTgataataaagaagaatgagataatagttttagagagaatTTGTGTTAGaaattgagaaagacaaaaacTGTGGAAGTTAACATCTGCAGAGTCATTGACAAAAGAACCAAGTCATTCCGTGTGATGAGTGTTAAAGTCGCCAATagcaacaatattggctgaaggataaagTGAAAaagcttggtcaatttgatcagaaataacatcgaaAAGAGCACAGTCTTGCAATGAAGAAGAGCGATATAGAAGAAAGAGAAAAGTGATAGattgaagttgtgctaaacgaaaacatttaaaaaaaatagtttgtggATTCAAACATAGTTTTCCGACAAAACGGTGAAtttttacgaatgtaaatgTCCAAGCCAATCATGTAATTATTTAAGTTGGTgagagaacttgactcaaaacaCAAATGGTATTCAGtacacaatttaataaataaatattatataataaatatacataactCAAAAAATATCAGTCTCCTCTATAAGTCTATTCTATAAAGCAAGTCTATTCTATAAAGCATATTCTATAAAGTCTATTCTATAAAGTCTATTCTATCAGTCTATTCTATAAAGCAAGACTTAgtcgtttaaaaaaattaaaacttctttatttttcctttatacacagctatctaTTATAAgccaatatagcatgggcaagtaccaatAAAACTGAATTAAGTTCTTTATATAGACGGCAGAAACTTGCTTcaagaattatattttataaagacaaGTTTGCTCATGCAAACTCATTACTAAAAATGATGAATGCTTTAAACATTTACTACAacattatatatcaaaatattttgtttaagttcAAACATAAAGTGGAAActgttttaaatcaatttataattaacttttttaaaactaatgtaaataaatatagcaCTAGAACAACTCGAaacaatacttaaataaaaagaaagttattcAAATTCTCAATAGCATATCGTTGTCCTTACCTCAGagacaattttacaaataaaaaggtAGGGAGGGGGCacgtaagtttttaaaaactaccaactggttccttaaaaaaataaagaaaagatcttcaaaactaaaattcaagAAGATTTCTTGTTTTGACAAGCTAACAAGTAACGTGGAAAGCACAAAtgttgtgtaaatatatatatatatatatatatatatatatatatatatatatatatatatacacacacagacTGTATAATACAGTAtttgacaaaacatttgcaagcAACATCAAATAATGCTAAAAAgagttcctaattttacatgccttaaaaacgaaacaagctatactaccacagcaaacagttcaggattctggagtcatagcatgccatgacgagcaatcagctgacaggtgacagcacacaggcagaatttcgttgacaagtgccattttgcagttgacaaaacaagtgcaacttttttggtttgtttcattttcttaagtctggtccgtgtcaacgtcacggaagttttttaataattaaaggaagtatccagaagtttccagaagcatgcagaagcttccagaagtttccagaagaagcatctggaagcatccagtagcatccagaagtatccagaaacattcagaagcatccagacgcatccagaagcttccattccaaaagcaattagagctgcttgtatcggaccgaacaatcagacgacgtgctgttgaagccggattgttttctcgacgccctgcaaagaaaccgctgatttcactaaaaaaccatatatgccaataaaatgggttttttagCAAggcaacgatccgaaacacactgcaaaagtagtcaagcagtggtttcaagacaaccacctatcggtgatggattggccgcctcaatctccggatctcaaccctatcgagaacctgtgggagatcgtcaaccgcagaattaatcgtgaaggtgttcgtaataaggatcaactgtttgaacaaatccaaaagacctgggcagcgattccacaaagtttcattgatcacctgatcgaatctatgcctcgaagatgcaaggctgtgatcgacaacaatggattcgccacgaaattttgatagcgaaatacagcttggtcaacattttgtcaagttgcacttgttttgtccggaaggaaatcaactttttttaatacttttgattaatttattaattttcaaataatgaactttgtgatgaataatgaactttgtgatgaataaaacttgaagaactttgtctctaaacagttacatagttatttcactaaattgaaatttatctGCTTAAAAGAAACTATTTACCTTTTTAAACTATTCATTAAGTTGCAAAATGAAAAGAAAACCAAGAGCTTTATaattaaagacaattttataaattaaatataacaataaatataatatatatatatatatatatatatatatatatatatatatatatatatatatatatatatatatatatatatatatatatatatatatatatatatatatacacacacacatatacatacatacatatatacaagtAAAGTTTATACAAACTCTGAATCACTGAAGCGTTCGTGTTCTCACGAAAGGTTTAACTTACGATTACCATTTCTTtgcactaattttttaataatttcttgaGTATCTGGAACTATGTCTCTATGTGTATACATCAATGCTAAACCATTCAAACGATCTCCAGACATAGTTGATCTTGACCAGGTTTTCAATCTGCGAAGATTTGAAATAGATCTTTCACAAGAACATGTTGTCACAGGTGAAGTTGCTAATAactgcaaacaaacaaaaatattggcaaAAGTTTTAGTACATGAAATTGACTTTAGAGTATCAGATACATTGTTTGGAATGGGATAATTAGTGGTAGTCCAGTATATCTCCCAAAGACCACACTCTGCTTCTAAAGCTAACGGATTTGGCAAATCTTCagaaaaaaatctgaaaaaatctttaagctCTCCctccaattatttttttctgatggACCATTTagcaaagaaattattttatcaggGATAATACTCAAGCCATGGAACAAAGTTAAATTGTCATTGCAAAACCTATCAGAAAGAGCTAAATCTAAGTGATCAACTGCAGGGATGGTTAAAACGCGTTTAAAATATTCTGATGTATTCTCTGCTGGATGATTATCGCGGTGGATTTGTCTCCCAACAGTTCTTTTTCGACATTCATCAACCCCAATTTGTTCAGCAATAACTTTGGCATCAAGATAACACTTATCATGAAAActatcaattttgtttttaatagtcGTAATTCTATTAGTCAAGCAAAAAATAAGATCTATACAGGTTTGAATATCTAAACTGCTAGATTGTAACATTTTAGTAACTACATGTGTTTCATCAAAAACAGCTCTAGTCACAAccaaagaaacaataaattcaaAGGTggtaatcaatttaaataaagatgtaGCTGTTTGGGAGTCTGCCCCAAACTTATTTCTGTCATTGCTTATGGCTTCAAGGGAATAAACTATTGGAACATACAACTCCTAAAATGTGTCTAATCCATCTATTCTTTCAAGCCACCTAGTTCGACAAACAACtcttagttttttgttttttttatcaggaCAGTGTTCTGAAACCATTGTCTCGAGGAtagaatttcttttaatagaaagattaaaataataagaaaccTCTTTTATGTGGTTCATTGCATTACAGAGAAATTGAACTTCGTAAGAATTACACACAGCTAGATTCAATCGATGGCTAAAACAATGAGTGTATAAAGCCTtgttgtttaactttaaaattcgTGCAGCAACTCCCTTTTTTGTTCCAGCTACAGCTCCAGCACCATCATAAACTTGGCCTCGACAATTAGTAATATCTAAACCTAGGTATGCAATGGTGTCTAAAATGTTAACAGACAAACTTTCCCCATCTAAATGAGATGGGGAAAGTTTGTCTATGTTGACAGTGGTAATGTTATTACCACTGTCAACATAACGCAACACTAAAGACATTTGTGATTTGTTTGAAACATCAATGGCTTCATctgataaaatagaaaaaaatttggcaGTCTTTATAttggaaacaattttaacagaaattatCTCACCACAACAGAATATTATTTCATTCTGCATAGTTTTTGAAAGATATGATGCATTTTTCTTGTGGTTTTTAAGATGATTTTCTAATTCAGTATCACCGCCTCTAACACGATAATTAAGAATCTCCATGAAGTTTCCAACATTACAAGAGGTACTATATTGCCCAACTTCTGAGTGATACTGAGAGTCATCATTATGACCTCTTAGAGCAAGTCCTTGACGGCcacataaaataatagtatCAATTATCGacccaagttttttttattctcagaTATCTCTGCAAGGGTGTTTTGATCTATGATATCATAAATAGGTTTTGTATCACCAGCAGCTTGCCTCATAACATCATTAAAAAGGCTCTGCGTTTGAGAATGCAAACCATTTATGTTCGGATCACAATGGCGTTTTAAGGCTGGGAAagcatcattaaaatttttcagtgGTTCTTTAAACAACACTGAAACCTTGTAATTCTTTGTTGAAAAATCATCTCCAAATAATACACATGGCAAGCAAAATCcaccatttaattttttagaataacaaAGCCAAGAAAATGTCTCAAGCCATTTCATTGAAAACTTTCTATTGTTTTTGCCTTGCGGAAAATTGAAAGAATTATCTGGGATAAACACATTCTTTACTAAATGAagaattttttgatgaaacagCATTTTGTTACATTGTAACTCTCTTCGTTGTTCTCAAAAATTTGCAACATCAAACTCGTCTAAAGATTTATTAACAAAGTCAATTGAGCTTTCAACATTAGGTACAATCAAACATTTAATGGTATCACCACTGAAACTATCTTTGGCAGACAAATCTAATTCAGATGTTGTTGAAGGTTTAGTAGCTCCTTTAGAggataaaaaattcaaaaacagttgctttttttcctttgttggagtttcatcaaattttattaatttggcTGGCATCataacagaaataaaatttcttttacgtgactctttaaaatcataaacaacAAGCGGTACAAAATGATTGGGTGTAAAAGCAAACCCTGATGGTAACTTAGCTATCCGACAgaacattatatttattactttgtttcTTGTTGGCTTCAACTCGTTAACCCTTAGTTTTATTAATctgttaaatgcaaaaaaaaccCGATCAAGTCCAAATTCAGgataatgacaaaaaatttgTGAATTGACAACAGATGAAAGGCCTAAGATACACATAAAAGATGACCATTGATTTTCAAAGCAGTTATCAATTGCTTCGGACCGAacacattgtttatttttagtgaTATCTTGATCAACAACAGTTTTAGACAACGTCatctttaaaatgttatcataagaaaaaaaattatatttaccactgttaattatatcattaaatattggatgttttgaataaaaatcagCATTAATAAACAATTCCATTGAGGTAAGAACCCTTAAAGTATCAACTAATGAATTATTTCCTACAATAACTAATGATACTGAGCTGTAGAGACAGTTACCAGATGAAGTTGatctaaaatgaatttaaaaacttacttttacaattaaaattacaatacttacatatatatatgtggctTTAATATTACAGatttcttgatatatatatatatatatatatatatatatgtatatatatatatatatatatatcaggaaatCCGTAATAATAGAGCCACAAAGTAGCTTTTGCAATTGATTTATAGTTCagattaaaacaataatttataatcTGTAAAATTAACTTATGCTTTGTTagcaaaatataaacaacatgCTGTGCATATTAAAACCTCTAATTaacttaatgtaaaaaaagcagtattgctttatttacattaagttatttaatctGTAGTATAAGCAAATAATAACTTACAGAATAGGTACAAGTTTATTCGATTTTGCATTTTTGCTTAAGTATGCTTCTGCGCAGATATTTCACTTTAGATGAACTTGATTAATTAATAAATGCAAGTTTTCTTCAGTTAAAAAACATAGAGAATCAACTTCAAGGGATAACTTCTTGTATCGCTTCTTTCTAAAGCAATTCGTACATTATCAAAAATGTTAGACATCTTAATTTAGAAATTCCAAGAGCAAAAACCCCAACCTAATCTgacagatttatttttatttcctgaCTATTTATGCCTAAATTATAACCCAATcgactaaattttaatttaagcaaCCATATTTTCTTTAGTTCCAGACTATTTAAGCCTAAACTAAAACCCAACCGGCTAAGTTTTAACCCAATCAggctaatttttataatttccaGACTTTTTAAGCCTCAGATTAGGCGAAATTTGTTTGGCCTTATGCATAAAAAAGCCATTCGCCTAATCATAGTTTTTAACACTATCGCTCATTTCCGCGGTTTGCAACCTTGTTGTTTGCCAACTTTGTGCAACcctaaagaataaaaaattctgaagttttaaaaatgtaaagtaaGATACACcttaattataatacaatactTCTCCTTAGGCGGCCGCCTAATCCGCCGTACTGTAGATCCGCCACTGTATGTTACtaacatataacaatattatgatctcttctttaagaatattgagcactatacacacacatatatataaatatatatacatatatatatatatatatatatatatatatatatatatatatatatatatatatatatatatatatatatatatatatatatatttatatatatatatatatatatatatatatatatatatatatatatatatatatatatatatatatatatttatatatatatatatatatttatatatatatatatatatatatatatatatttatatatatatatatatatatatttatatatatatatatatatatatatatatatatatatatatatatatatatatatatatatatagataaagcCACATCGGAAAAGAGTACCATAGCAACAGGTTGCAAAAGTTTAATgattaagattttcttttaaccctgcaaaaaaaattgaatcctcatataagcaaaaaatacaaaaaagataaaaagttcaTCTTgctgaataaatttaaattaaaaaatttctacgctcaaaaatattttaaaaaaggtttaaaaattgtaaacaaaaacactaAAGTTGCTTTAGCTGAACGTAGATATTATTCACAATCAGAGgtcttgtattttatttgaaaagtttctTTGTACAGCTacaagttattttcaaaataatttcattaaaaaactaattaaaaacctatttaattatctaaaattgaacAAACTACTCGTTGTCAATGATTAGTTTTTATAACGCTGTAACggtaaccattttaaaaattcttcaatAAATGTAATTCCACTGCGCATGCGTATAGTAACTTTTCTCCTGGAAACGACCgtgcaaaaaatcaaaaatattgagaTTTACCTTGTCAAAACCTTACCTAAAAATGCCCCAAATAGTACCCTCATAGCAAGGCTTTGAGCACAAGATAAAtcttcaattttcaattttttttttttttgatttgcttgTTATaatctatacttttttttaaattgatgtgTATCCGTGATTTTTCTTGATAGTTCTTTAAATTGAAAAcgattttatgcaaaaatacgAAAATATGCgcatttaacaaaagaatgcgCAATAATtcgtatttatattatttgtttatattcacattgtttgttttcattttattcgTATTTAGCTTTTTaggaaatgatttttttaaaggttgatTGAATGATACAAACTTAAATTACGTGcaacttttatctttaaaaaatatctttgtaatataaatactaaagttcaAGCTATCTTCTGAATTTTGGAGCGTAAGCTAAGTAGTCCCTTTGCGATTATTTTCTTGcctataattttgttattttgtttcttgGTTAATAAAGATTCACTGCCTGATGCCTTAAAAATTGAGCGAACTTTGTCCACAGCAATAAGcctatataaacaatacttttcgcaaaatttaaaagtaacttatatGTTGATTGCGTGTGCCAATACTGAGGTGGTAAGGTCAGCCAATCATCAATTCGTTGATCTTTTATTCCGATCATATCAAACATTAACCAGGAGAAGTCATCAACCAAAGAAGCTAAGCGAGGAATTTGCTGATGAATGTTAAGttcatttttcaacaatttttctATATCTTTTTTTCGCTTATTGTCAGTTTTAAAGTAACATGACTTAGGTTTTGGAAATGATAATATTGCAgcagcaatttttttcttttcttcgaGTGCAAAACCATCATCCAGCAAGACTAAAGGAATCAGAGTTGAGTCAAGATACcatgtttgtttaaataaagaattcaaCACAGCATCAACCACAAATGGTTCTGCCCATACTGCTTTATACTGATGCATTTGATGAATAGCAGTTACATTCATAAAAGAAGCTTTGATTGTATCATTTGATTGAAGGTACCACTTTGCATAAAAACAAGCTATAGATTCAGTTATTACCTTAATatgttatctatttttttaaataaaatcaatttgagttaaaagaatttgcattttaaaataatatatagatttCCCAAGAAATCTTGCATGATAAACCGCTCCAGTTTCTCGAATTTTAATGATAGAAGGAGAAAGGTAGCTAATCACTAGCTCTGCAAGTTCTTTTCTATCTTCTCTTACAATATTATTTCTCTATAAGTAAGATCTACAAATACACAAGAGATTCTGTAGCAGCTTTTTCAACAACAGCTCCTTTAATTTCTTCCCAACCAAATTTTACTAACATAGATGGGTTGTACTCAAAATTAGGCTGCTCAAACaagtttttgaaatgtttaaacaaaGGGTTTGTAGTTTTGGGGGTCGTAGTTTTTTCATGTGTTATAGCCTCACAAAAGTGTGCGATTCTCAACTCAGAAACATGATGTCTGCAAGCTAAAAGaatt
Above is a window of Hydra vulgaris chromosome 10, alternate assembly HydraT2T_AEP DNA encoding:
- the LOC136086232 gene encoding 52 kDa repressor of the inhibitor of the protein kinase-like — protein: MEILNYRVRGGDTELENHLKNHKKNASYLSKTMQNEIIFCCGEIISVKIVSNIKTAKFFSILSDEAIDVSNKSQMSLVLRYVDSGNNITTVNIDKLSPSHLDGESLSVNILDTIAYLGLDITNCRGQVYDGAGAVAGTKKGVAARILKLNNKALYTHCFSHRLNLAVCNSYEVQFLCNAMNHIKEVSYYFNLSIKRNSILETMVSEHCPDKKNKKLRVVCRTRWLERIDGLDTF
- the LOC136086538 gene encoding uncharacterized protein LOC136086538, coding for MELFINADFYSKHPIFNDIINSGKYNFFSYDNILKMTLSKTVVDQDITKNKQCVRSEAIDNCFENQWSSFMCILGLSSVVNSQIFCHYPEFGLDRVFFAFNRLIKLRVNELKPTRNKVINIMFCRIAKLPSGFAFTPNHFVPLVVYDFKESRKRNFISVMMPAKLIKFDETPTKEKKQLFLNFLSSKGATKPSTTSELDLSAKDSFSGDTIKCLIVPNVESSIDFVNKSLDEFDVANF